In the genome of Perca fluviatilis chromosome 4, GENO_Pfluv_1.0, whole genome shotgun sequence, one region contains:
- the LOC120557482 gene encoding desmin-like — MRAASYTQKSLQVSGSSGRVRVQSPSPSRCRGSSYDSRGRSGYRSTAVELGTEIHQQHANEKEEMQELNVKFAGYIEKVQALEQRNAALQAELAALQGRYKGGPTGIGEEYELKFKEVRELIEALTNEKGVADIERGYIEEEVEVWRLKLEEELALKEEAEMILSEFRQDVDSATLQKAELEKRIEQLVAEIEFLKKLHDEEVAELMKQIEDSKITAELDGDRPDLAAYLRNMRAEIESVAARNVQEAEKWYKSKFDTLKEHAGKHEEQMKTMKDEITTFHNQVTELQNQIDGMRARNAALEQQLEDMEMSHMDKVGSLEGVIAQLEAQLCETKLEMTKYLQDYQELLHIKLKLDAEIATYRKLLEGEENRLGIAKDV; from the coding sequence ATGAGAGCTGCATCTTACACCCAGAAGAGCCTGCAGGTTAGCGGCTCCAGCGGCAGAGTAAGGGTTCAGAGCCCGTCACCTTCCCGGTGCCGTGGATCCTCCTATGACAGCCGTGGGCGCTCCGGTTATCGTAGCACTGCTGTTGAGTTGGGCACAGAGATCCACCAGCAACATGCCAACGAGAAAGAGGAGATGCAGGAACTCAACGTCAAGTTTGCAGGATACATCGAGAAGGTCCAGGCATTAGAGCAGAGAAATGCCGCTCTTCAAGCTGAGCTAGCTGCACTGCAGGGCCGCTACAAGGGAGGCCCCACAGGCATCGGAGAAGAATATGAGCTCAAGTTTAAAGAGGTGCGGGAGCTGATTGAGGCCCTGACTAATGAGAAGGGAGTAGCTGATATTGAACGAGGCTACATTGAAGAAGAGGTTGAAGTTTGGAGACTAAAGCTGGAGGAGGAGCTAGCACTCAAAGAAGAGGCGGAGATGATCCTGAGTGAGTTTCGCCAGGATGTTGACAGTGCCACTCTGCAGAAGGCTGAGCTGGAGAAGCGTATAGAGCAACTAGTGGCCGAGATAGAGTTCCTTAAGAAGCTGCATGATGAAGAGGTGGCTGAACTGATGAAGCAGATCGAGGACTCAAAGATTACCGCGGAGCTGGATGGCGATCGGCCTGACCTGGCTGCTTATCTGCGCAACATGCGTGCAGAGATAGAATCTGTCGCTGCCCGCAACGTCCAGGAAGCTGAGAAGTGGTACAAGAGCAAGTTTGACACCCTCAAGGAGCACGCTGGCAAACACGAAGAGCAAATGAAAACCATGAAAGACGAGATCACGACCTTCCACAACCAAGTGACGGAGCTGCAGAACCAGATTGACGGGATGAGGGCTCGCAATGCAGCCCTGGAGCAGCAGCTGGAGGACATGGAGATGTCCCACATGGATAAGGTGGGGAGCCTTGAGGGTGTCATTGCTCAGTTGGAGGCCCAGCTCTGCGAAACCAAATTAGAGATGACCAAGTATCTCCAAGACTACCAGGAACTGCTGCACATTAAGCTCAAGCTGGATGCGGAGATCGCCACCTACAGGAAGCTGTTGGAAGGAGAGGAGAATAGGCTTGGAATTGCCAAAGATGTCTAA